In Naumovozyma castellii chromosome 1, complete genome, one DNA window encodes the following:
- the CQD2 gene encoding Cqd2p (ancestral locus Anc_1.383), with protein MNFPTILRTASFQLRHYVTIPVKSTRTQGRRRNLLIAGSTLLTGVILYETNEKCHDSLHHSFLTLKRVGVVGNATVRCFYHYKRALNRKYEDRESRLRALDVCHKKCALITLHALQSNGGIYIKLGQHIGAMTYLLPKEWTETMIPLQDQCPESTLEEIDGMFMTDLGQSVADLFDEFHSVPIGVASLAQVHVGRLKSVDGLVAVKCQHPTLKEFVPLDVALTKTVFKLLDLVFPEYPLTWLGDELQSSIYVELDFTKEAENAIATSKYFEKFKKQTALKVPNVISANKRILIMEYVEGKRLDDLKFLDDNGISRGEVSACLSHIFNNMIFTPNVGLHCDPHGGNLAIRTVKKSSSNNNHNFEIILFDHGLYRYPDTQLRRDYARFWLALLDQDQKRMKVYAKRFAHIGDEEFPLFAAAITGRSIDTALHYDISKKRSKEEMDVMAEGIMEGTFLSDLMAILSKIPSTVLLILKTNDLTRYLDECLQNPLGPERTFLIMSQYCARTAYDEDRENISLDYNKWSLTWFWKNLTSWIQFEKRKNQLVLYDFILWWRQIIRTI; from the coding sequence ATGAACTTTCCAACCATTTTAAGGACAGCATCTTTCCAGTTACGTCATTATGTAACTATACCTGTTAAATCCACACGCACTCAGGGAAGACGTCGTAATTTACTCATCGCAGGAAGCACGCTACTCACAGGAGTTATCCTTTACGAAACTAATGAAAAATGTCACGATAGCCTTCATCATTCATTCCTAACACTAAAAAGAGTGGGTGTTGTGGGGAATGCAACGGTAAGATGTTTCTATCACTATAAGCGAGCACTAAATAGAAAATATGAAGACAGGGAATCTCGATTGCGAGCTCTTGACGTGTGTCACAAGAAATGTGCCCTAATTACGTTACATGCATTGCAATCCAATGGTGGGATATACATTAAATTAGGTCAGCACATAGGTGCAATGACCTATCTGCTACCGAAAGAATGGACGGAGACCATGATTCCTTTACAGGATCAATGTCCGGAATCTACcttagaagaaattgatggGATGTTTATGACGGATTTGGGGCAATCCGTGGCAGACCTATTTGATGAGTTTCATTCTGTCCCCATCGGCGTAGCGTCGTTAGCTCAAGTGCATGTCGGTAGGTTAAAATCTGTGGATGGATTGGTTGCTGTTAAATGCCAACATCCGACCTTGAAAGAATTCGTGCCATTAGATGTTGCCCTAACAAAAACtgtttttaaattattagatttgGTGTTCCCAGAATACCCTTTAACCTGGCTGGGTGATGAGTTGCAATCATCAATCTATGTGGAACTAGATTTTACCAAGGAAGCAGAGAATGCCATTGCCACatctaaatattttgaaaaatttaagaaacaaacaGCCTTAAAAGTCCCTAATGTTATTAGTGCCAATAAGAGGATACTAATAATGGAATATGTGGAGGGGAAGCGGTTAGatgatttaaaatttttggatgATAATGGTATTTCTAGAGGAGAAGTTTCTGCATGTTTATCGcatatcttcaataatatgATTTTTACACCTAATGTTGGTTTGCATTGTGATCCTCATGGGGGGAATTTAGCAATACGAACAGTGAAAAAGAgttcttccaataataatcataattttgaaattatattGTTTGATCATGGTTTGTATAGATATCCTGACACTCAGTTAAGGAGAGATTATGCTAGATTTTGGTTGGCATTGTTAGATCAGGATCAGAAAAGGATGAAGGTGTATGCTAAGAGGTTTGCACATATTGGAGATGAGGAATTTCCATTATTTGCAGCTGCGATAACGGGACGAAGTATAGATACTGCATTGCATTATGATATATCAAAAAAGAGGAGCAAAGAGGAGATGGATGTCATGGCGGAAGGTATTATGGAGGGTACCTTTCTTTCTGATTTAATGGCTATATTGTCTAAGATTCCCAGCACAgttttattaattttaaagaCGAATGATTTAACTAGATATTTGGATGAATGCCTACAGAATCCATTGGGTCCCGAGAGAACATTTCTAATAATGTCCCAATATTGTGCAAGAACAGCATATGATGAAGATCGAGAGAATATTTCTTTGGATTATAATAAATGGAGTTTGACATggttttggaaaaatttgacATCATGgattcaatttgaaaaaaggAAGAACCAATTAGTTTTGTATGATTTTATTCTATGGTGGAgacaaataataagaacTATATAG
- the DPH5 gene encoding diphthine synthase (ancestral locus Anc_1.387), with translation MLYLIGLGLSYKSDITVRGLEAIKKCSRVYLEHYTSILMAATQEELEEYYGKAVILADRELVETGSADILRNADKEDVAFLVVGDPFGATTHTDLVLRAKREKIPVEVVHNASVMNAVGSCGLQLYTFGQTVSMVFFTENWRPDSWYDKIWENRKIGLHTLVLLDIKVKEQSIENMARGRLIYEPPRYMSISQCCEQLLEIEETKGSKAYTPDTPVVAISRLGSATQSFKVGTIKELSEYDAGEPLHSLIILGRQCHELELEYLLEFTDNKEKFKQDVIADQEYFKPPAWVPSAEEDNDDE, from the coding sequence ATGCTATATTTAATTGGGTTAGGGTTGTCCTACAAATCAGATATTACTGTTCGTGGTTTAGAAGCCATTAAGAAATGTTCTAGAGTGTATTTGGAACATTACACAAGTATCCTTATGGCGGCCACCCAGGAAGAACTAGAAGAATACTATGGTAAGGCTGTCATCTTGGCTGACAGAGAATTGGTGGAAACTGGATCTGCTGACATTCTCCGCAATGCTGATAAGGAGGACGTCGCATTCCTTGTCGTTGGTGACCCATTTGGTGCTACAACCCATACTGATCTAGTTTTGAGAGCTAAACGTGAGAAGATTCCTGTGGAGGTCGTGCACAATGCCTCAGTAATGAATGCTGTCGGATCATGTGGGTTGCAATTATATACTTTTGGCCAAACTGTTTCTATGGTTTTCTTTACTGAGAATTGGAGACCTGATTCATGGTATGATAAAATTTGggaaaatagaaaaattgGGTTGCACACTTTGGTTCTTCTAGATATTAAAGTTAAAGAGCAGAGTATCGAGAACATGGCTAGAGGGAGATTGATTTATGAACCGCCACGTTATATGTCCATTTCCCAATGTTGTGAACAATTGttagaaattgaagaaacaaaggGTTCTAAGGCTTATACACCCGATACTCCTGTTGTAGCCATTAGCAGGTTGGGTTCAGCTACTCAATCCTTTAAGGTTGGTAccattaaagaattatcTGAATATGATGCTGGCGAACCTTTGCATTCATTGATTATCCTAGGTAGACAGTGTCATGAATTAGAACTAGAATATTTGTTAGAATTCACCGATAATAAGGAAAAGTTCAAGCAAGATGTTATCGCTgatcaagaatattttaagCCACCTGCATGGGTCCCATctgctgaagaagataatgaCGATGAGTAA
- the IRC20 gene encoding E3 ubiquitin-protein ligase IRC20 (ancestral locus Anc_1.389) → MATNIVHKIGYQEIKWFLTQAEIAAAILENQAQVPHGANPENIKKKPIPDQRNIDVLCLDLHLPNMDELGTALQDISTPVSIQFQEQDAEDEKERWILNVSMIDPDLHLCSITILSSLCEDVRISKALDIASHKCLIRELRRISLQNRQMTVKTKKRKGGRKNASPSPVTTSLQTTSREYKGIDCQIDLKVSVNHLKLSFRFNLPILENTGNKFTPTINSFLDVLFSQKLESQTRQEAHIDSGYIQRHFINQTISYSKKKLAAVETTFDTLPSLKLNLLPFQRDSVQWMLNKELPPVLPYPTSSELNIDEINSFLNEIVSYGYEIIKTNPPAEFFFWNKYTGYILSIQEARVIYDTFYDKTKNPYPQRARGLLSEEMGLGKTIEVLALIMLNKRDVIKEDSFIDDQNKTIRRTNLTLIVCPNAILTQWINETNAHTENLKIFHYMGSLATRIQFDTDNIQEILDRLSEYDIIITSYDIVSAEIHYAEYNANIRSRRQKSPKYDYSSPLSLLEFFRIILDEVQMLRSNSTNAAKCTSLLHRIHTWGVSGTPIQTIYDFETVLSYLKFHPFCELPDIIKKITINFKRREKISNGLVVRELFNGIDSSVHDLLNLFIKFDICIRHTKMEVISQIHIPKQHNLIVPLEFTPVEWDNYLDIWEAFIFASGYGPEGLNPPRLSNAQLNQWLLKLRYTCSHAAFPDGSTGNKASSNRLYNITEILFMMIEEADRKLESLHEEQYQLKIREAQVQMELKDEYDLAQDMFEPVRLNILDDLTSKFKIEPFQSGKFLSEEPDMKDGSVENIGKAFLKMKVRARIELLHQCYFFIGTAAYLAGTNRLEKTDKEIERLTLLDPEKRRLERSDFFSVDELQQIEDRQSKENHYYAWAEQLRAELLLGRLEAVSDKVTHIKQYLLDNPSNLKLVDFDFKNDYSTNITISNCFKHLSHLIKSFNDQASQFNELSEALQTALYKPITKDRRTDSDETLEHEEYAISIEDQDEIFAILACLEEILRNRDTILYADEKVKINKKVLFQGKEYSSRHRKLFDELRLVEGIPFNAIFEDLNSSKTIIRKISNNQKRFGENTSFEDYLLGYQDETQKMISENKKLRETLKQFNVVYNARLEYYSHLQKISDSVAPLINLDPVARNTILKAVNSNEKSRTIEKNINTTESRIKYLKGLQSLRESIENNKSFKCSICLQDISLGSMLKCGHFFCKRCITSWLKNKKNCPMCKMVTTASEIYNFKFKEEKLEGDTSQMNEDLNNNIDMQKRNANMPDKVLSENDYFLALDKYTVFPELNYLNGLPTKESFGAKIDFVLKLILYLKSKAETDQERPPQILLYSQSANFLKVLGKILTKNDIEHLTCLSNSSTIGKKIARFKSQSNITCLLLNVKTLGAGLNLLNARHIFLLDPIINHSDELQAMNRNNRIGQKYETYVWNLIINNSVEENIFKYKCKLESERKEHKTELNLDNYDEVAEEEEKFEINNSNNEEVSDQHLWNCFFHRD, encoded by the coding sequence ATGGCTACTAATATCGTCCATAAGATAGGATACCAGGAGATAAAATGGTTTCTTACACAAGCTGAGATTGCAGCTGCAATCTTAGAAAATCAAGCACAGGTCCCCCATGGCGCTAATCcagaaaatatcaagaagaaacctATACCAGACCAACGAAATATTGATGTGTTATGTTTGGACCTGCATTTACCGAATATGGATGAGTTGGGGACTGCTTTGCAGGATATTTCAACTCCCGTGTCCATTCAGTTCCAGGAGCAGGATGCGGAGGATGAAAAGGAACGATGGATACTGAATGTCAGCATGATAGATCCTGATCTCCATTTATGCTCTATAACGATTCTCTCCTCCCTTTGTGAAGATGTTAGGATATCTAAGGCTCTTGATATTGCATCCCACAAATGCTTAATCAGGGAACTGCGAAGAATCAGTTTGCAAAATAGACAGATGACAGTAAAGACgaagaaaaggaaaggAGGAAGGAAAAACGCATCACCAAGCCCTGTTACAACTTCTTTACAAACAACATCTAGAGAGTACAAGGGAATTGATTGTCAGATCGATTTAAAGGTATCGGTCAATCACTTGAAACTGAGTTTCCGCTTCAACTTACCAATACTAGAAAATACTGGCAATAAGTTTACCCCTActattaattcatttttagATGTCTTATTCTCCCAAAAATTAGAATCACAAACTAGACAAGAAGCTCATATTGATTCTGGTTATATTCAACGTCATTTCATCAACCAAACAATATCATATtccaaaaagaaattggcGGCAGTTGAAACAACATTTGATACTCTTCCgtctttgaaattgaactTGTTACCATTCCAAAGAGACAGTGTTCAATGGATGctaaataaagaattaccACCCGTATTACCATACCCGACCAGTTCTGAATTGAATATAGATGAAATAAATTCCTTCCTTAATGAAATAGTATCTTACGGTTATGAgataataaaaacaaaCCCTCCAGctgaatttttcttttggaatAAATATACCGGCTATATCTTATCTATTCAGGAAGCTAGAGTAATTTATGATACATTCTATGATAAAACTAAAAATCCCTATCCACAAAGAGCAAGAGGCTTACTATCAGAAGAAATGGGTTTAGGGAAGACAATAGAAGTACTAGCATTGATCATGTTGAATAAGAGGGATGTAATTAAAGAAGACTCTTTCATAGATgatcaaaataaaactatTAGAAGGACAAACTTAACGTTGATAGTCTGTCCTAATGCCATCTTAACACAGTGGATAAATGAAACTAATGCTCACACTGAAAATctgaaaatattccattataTGGGATCCTTGGCTACCCGAATACAATTTGATACAGATAATATACAAGAAATCTTAGACCGATTGTCTGAATATGATATAATTATTACCAGTTATGATATTGTTTCCGCCGAAATACATTATGCAGAATATAATGCGAATATCAGATCGAGAAGACAAAAATCTCCTAAGTACGATTATTCTTCTCCTTTGtctcttcttgaattctttaGAATAATACTCGATGAAGTACAGATGCTTCGTAGCAATAGTACTAATGCAGCAAAATGTACAAGTTTACTTCATAGGATTCACACATGGGGTGTTTCAGGGACCCCCATCCAAACTATttatgattttgaaactgTGCTATCATATCTAAAGTTTCATCCATTCTGTGAACTTCCTGACATTATCAAAAAGATTACTATAAATTTCAAGAGAAGAGAAAAAATCTCGAATGGCTTAGTCGTAAgagaattatttaatggtaTTGATTCATCCGTGCATGATCTTCTAAATTTGTTTataaaatttgatatttgcATACGGCACACTAAAATGGAAGTTATCTCTCAAATTCATATCCCAAAGCAACATAATCTGATTGTTCCTCTCGAATTTACTCCAGTAGAATGGGATAACTATTTAGATATATGGGAAGCATTTATTTTTGCATCTGGGTATGGTCCTGAGGGTCTGAATCCGCCTAGGTTGTCAAATGCACAACTAAACCAGTGGTTACTAAAATTAAGATACACGTGCTCTCATGCAGCATTTCCTGATGGTAGCACAGGTAATAAGGCGTCTTCAAATCGCCTATATAACATAACTGAGATTTTATTTATGATGATTGAAGAGGCAGACCGGAAGTTGGAGAGCCTCCATGAGGAACAATATCAGTTGAAGATCAGAGAAGCACAAGTTCAaatggaattgaaagatgaatATGATTTGGCTCAGGATATGTTTGAACCTGTGAggttgaatattttggatGACCTTACAAGTAAGTTTAAAATAGAGCCCTTCCAGTCCGGTAAATTTCTTTCAGAAGAACCAGACATGAAGGATGGTTCTGTAGAAAATATTGGCAAGGCATTCCTCAAAATGAAAGTCAGGGCTCGTATCGAATTATTGCACCAAtgttatttctttatcgGTACAGCAGCATACCTAGCCGGGACTAATAGATTAGAGAAGACCGACAAGGAAATCGAAAGATTAACTTTACTTGACCCTGAAAAAAGACGGTTAGAACGATCTGACTTCTTCTCTGTTGACGAACTTCAGCAAATTGAAGATAGACAAAGCAAAgaaaatcattattatgCCTGGGCGGAACAACTGAGAGCAGAGTTATTACTGGGTAGGTTAGAGGCAGTCAGTGATAAAGTTACTCATATTAAGCAATATCTTTTAGATAATCCATCGAACCTCAAACTCGTCGATTTTGACTTCAAAAATGATTATTCGACCAACATAACCATATCTAACTGTTTCAAACATCTCAGTCATTTGATTAAATCGTTTAATGATCAGGCTTCACagtttaatgaattatcGGAAGCTTTGCAAACAGCGTTGTATAAACCTATTACCAAAGATCGCCGAACTGATTCTGATGAAACGCTAGAGCATGAAGAATATGCGATTTCTATTGAAGATCAAGACGAAATATTTGCAATACTTGCTTGTTTGGAGGAGATTTTGAGGAACAGAGACACAATCCTTTATGCTGATGAAAAGGTCaagataaataaaaaagtATTATTTCAAGGGAAAGAATATTCTTCACGTCATaggaaattatttgatgagTTAAGGCTAGTTGAGGGGATTCCCTTCAATGCCATATTCgaagatttgaattcttcCAAGACGATAATTCgtaaaatttcaaataatcaaaaaaGATTTGGGGAAAATAcatcttttgaagattatttattggGATATCAAGATGAGACACAAAAGATGATCtcagaaaataaaaagttaAGGGAAACATTAAAACAATTCAATGTTGTTTATAATGCTAGGCTGGAATATTACAGTCATCTACAAAAAATATCGGATTCTGTGGCCCCTCTAATTAATCTTGATCCTGTGGCAAGAAATACCATCCTAAAAGCAGTTAACAGTAACGAAAAATCCAGGACGatagaaaagaatattaataCAACCGAGTCAAGAATAAAGTATTTAAAAGGGTTACAGAGCTTAAGGGAATCgatagaaaataataaatcattcaaGTGCTCAATTTGTTTACAGGATATATCCCTTGGTTCAATGTTAAAGTGTGGCCATTTCTTTTGTAAAAGATGTATTACAAGTTGGCttaagaataagaaaaacTGTCCAATGTGTAAAATGGTAACAACTGCCTCagaaatatataatttcaaatttaaagaagagaagCTTGAAGGCGATACCTCACAGATGAATGAAGACTTGAACAATAACATAGATATGCAAAAGAGAAACGCAAATATGCCAGATAAAGTTTTATCTGAAAATGACTATTTCTTAGCATTGGATAAATATACAGTATTCCCCgaattaaattatttgaatggATTGCCCACCAAGGAGAGTTTTGGTGCCAAGATCGATtttgttttgaaattgattttatACTTAAAATCTAAAGCTGAAACTGACCAAGAGAGACCACCGCAAatcttattatattctCAAAGTgcaaattttttaaaagtaCTAGGTAAGATTCTGacaaaaaatgatattgagCATTTAACCTGTCTTTCCAATTCGTCTACGATCGGGAAAAAAATTGCCAGGTTTAAATCTCAGTCTAATATCACATGTCTATTACTTAATGTGAAGACTTTGGGTGCCGGTCTTAATCTATTAAATGCAAGacatatatttttattggATCCTATCATTAATCATAGTGATGAACTGCAAGCTATGAATAGAAATAATAGAATTGGACAGAAATATGAGACATATGTTTGGAATTTAATTATTAACAATTCAGTGGAGGAGAACATCTTCAAGTATAAATGCAAACTTGAGTCTGAGCGAAAGGAGCACAAAACAGAGTTGAACCTGGACAATTATGATGAAGTTGCtgaagaggaggaaaaGTTTGAGATtaacaacagcaacaatgAGGAAGTTTCTGATCAACATTTATGGAATTGCTTTTTTCATCGTGATTGA
- the NCAS0A08830 gene encoding uncharacterized protein, producing the protein MDGWMNAVYLIAIKRCALVFLLTYAFSWLFGENAFNASDWLTPFGWHIVRHGGVTVVSRATNSVNTNNMEEDGISPSQATVKYSVVPHIMSNHSLRLLSTSATPMGEYFNPYLSSESSRENQEKIEGKRSKRKLMKGKIKKVFTRESVSIGEKPQHQHQRGSGVHKFRRWLNKDLPATSQVASSITSKIEDTLKEIEEMCRKTSSIYLEDSNDSIAKVYTRSTTNKEVSDYLTVEDHTSLDIDFSEIIRQNVSSKCGSKKEYNKENITSEILQMEIESSFENEFDTVRYTPVGSNKFNKSYLMEHSSPISTKFKQNLNGNRDSWGPLNTHELNK; encoded by the coding sequence atggatggatggatgaATGCCGTGTATTTAATTGCCATTAAACGATGCGCGCTTGTTTTTCTGCTTACGTACGCGTTTTCTTGGCTATTCGGTGAAAACGCTTTTAACGCTTCTGATTGGCTGACGCCCTTTGGGTGGCACATCGTGAGACACGGGGGCGTCACTGTCGTTTCACGCGCCACTAATTCGGTTAACACAAACAAtatggaagaagatggcATTTCTCCTTCACAGGCGACAGTAAAGTACAGTGTAGTACCGCACATAATGAGCAACCACTCTCTACGTCTGTTGTCCACTTCCGCCACGCCCATGGGTGAGTATTTCAACCCGTATCTATCTTCAGAGTCGTCTAGGGAGAACCAGGAAAAGATCGAGGGAAAGCGAAGTAAGAGAAAGTTGATGAAGGgcaaaattaaaaaagtATTTACCAGGGAATCAGTTTCAATTGGGGAAAAACCACAACACCAACACCAACGTGGGAGTGGGGTCCACAAGTTTCGAAGGTGGTTGAATAAGGATCTTCCCGCTACTTCTCAAGTGGCGTCTAGCATTACGAGTAAGATTGAAGATActttgaaggaaattgaagagatgTGTAGAAAAACAAGTTCCATTTACTTAGAGGATTCGAACGACAGTATTGCCAAAGTGTATACTAGGTCAACTACAAACAAGGAAGTAAGCGATTATTTGACAGTGGAGGATCATACTTCActtgatattgattttagTGAAATTATCAGACAAAATGTTTCCAGTAAATGTGGATCCAAGAAAGAATAcaataaggaaaatatcACTAGtgaaattcttcagatGGAAATCGAGTcctcttttgaaaatgaattcgACACGGTTAGGTATACACCCGTTGGTTCaaacaaattcaataaatcttaTTTAATGGAACATTCTTCACCCATATCAACTAAATTTAAACAAAACTTGAACGGAAATCGGGACTCTTGGGGTCCCCTAAATACTCATGAACTCAACAAATAG
- the TAG1 gene encoding Tag1p (ancestral locus Anc_1.386) has product MSEDLQDLETQPLLQPLPVPEEAPAEATPTETHRRTRTIVKTICSLAVLAVILLVYSISTMLPSKDEIQNSIIKMSQVEVLDVQLDGWTDNGGETLDNEFGRELQMSSNVSFKLDYDKMTMERREWFEWLSQKVIKTVCVDLNDMEILDSDAVLGSVTLKRNQPICVDLRNEVLTDLHLTILIEPDMDNVLKVIKKIWNHDYDELKLWSRLDATFFKSGQFGTPKISMTDLRIDLNSVLDWERELQPFIEYFRDITKNVEIETFSMTDLSDGFFIRSTSQKFQLPKNISWLSLPEDASVPKLSWDVRLPDCSGDYTIELEELECLTDPLLISGDSFTAEIEGSLNGPLPDSLLTQVCDADEQDTVTPLTLLLNKLLNETEQLTIEVKGSIIENDGKHQNSDSIIPSHILDKALDYMSYFPLSSNTTFNTSSLIKEFDIDDLKLKWVPGLNGDKRLSVVGTITGYLDLSFYETVNERLSVNKIKGKLDLFHNDNHFLIIPMPVWINSTSTIFHDEGDGKTVMELTFDIQNNEIEVTDRFELGKCFNEILFKGETKVHFENVLDIVVDSMLGEIVLLGLQGEGDTVVH; this is encoded by the coding sequence ATGAGCGAGGATCTACAGGATTTAGAAACACAACCTCTACTGCAACCACTACCAGTACCTGAAGAGGCACCAGCGGAGGCCACTCCAACTGAAACCCATCGAAGGACGAGGACTATTGTAAAAACAATATGTTCCCTTGCTGTTTTGGCAGTTATACTACTGGTTTATTCGATCTCTACGATGCTGCCCTCTAAGGATGAAATTCAGAATTCGATCATTAAAATGTCGCAAGTCGAGGTTCTTGATGTACAACTAGATGGTTGGACTGATAATGGAGGAGAAACACTAGATAATGAATTCGGCAGAGAGTTACAAATGTCGAGTAATGTGTCCTTTAAATTAGATTATGATAAGATGACCATGGAAAGGAGAGAATGGTTTGAATGGTTAAGCCAGAAAGTGATTAAAACCGTATGCGTCGATTTAAATGATATGGAAATTTTAGATAGCGATGCTGTGTTAGGCTCAGTTACTTTGAAGAGAAACCAACCTATTTGTGTTGATTTACGAAATGAGGTGCTCACTGATCTACATTTGACAATATTAATTGAACCCGATATGGATAATGTACTAAAAGTTATTAAAaagatttggaatcatGATTATGATGAACTGAAATTGTGGTCTCGGTTAGATGCAACATTTTTTAAGTCCGGACAATTCGGTACTCCAAAGATCTCCATGACAGATTTGAGAATTGATTTAAATAGTGTACTAGATTGGGAAAGGGAGTTACAACCATTTATAGAATATTTTCGTGACATCACCAAAAATGTAGAAATTGAAACCTTTTCCATGACAGATTTATCTGATGGATTCTTCATTCGTTCAACATCTCAAAAATTCCAACTTCCTAAAAACATAAGTTGGCTTTCACTGCCAGAAGACGCCTCAGTGCCAAAACTCAGCTGGGACGTAAGACTTCCTGACTGTTCAGGTGATTACACTattgaattagaagaattagaatGTCTCACAGATCCACTATTGATTAGTGGTGATTCATTTACTGCTGAAATTGAAGGCTCACTAAATGGACCATTACCAGATTCTTTATTGACTCAGGTGTGTGACGCAGATGAACAAGACACAGTAACCCCACTAACGCTTCTactaaataaattattaaatgaaacGGAACAGCTAACAATCGAGGTGAAGGGATCCATCATCGAGAACGATGGTAAGCATCAAAATAGTGATTCAATAATACCATCACATATACTAGACAAAGCACTAGATTATATGTCATACTTCCCTTTGAGTTCGAACACAACATTTAATACAAGTTCTTTAATAAAggaatttgatattgatgacttgaaattaaaatggGTTCCGGGTCTCAACGGCGACAAGAGACTAAGTGTTGTGGGGACCATAACAGGCTATTTAGATCTTTCCTTTTATGAAACAGTAAATGAACGATTATCAGtgaataaaattaaagGTAAATTAGACTTGTTCCATAATGATAACCATTTCTTGATTATCCCAATGCCTGTTTGGATTAATTCCACATCAACCATCTTCCATGATGAAGGTGATGGTAAAACTGTTATGGAACTAACTTTTGATATTCAAAACAATGAAATAGAGGTTACTGACCGTTTTGAATTGGGTAAAtgttttaatgaaatacTGTTTAAAGGAGAGACCAAAGTGCATTTCGAAAATGTATTAGACATTGTTGTGGATAGTATGTTGGGAGAAATAGTTTTGCTTGGACTCCAGGGAGAAGGTGATACCGTTGTACACTGA
- the APS1 gene encoding Aps1p (ancestral locus Anc_1.388), producing the protein MTHIKYLLLVSRQGKVRLAKWYTPLSPKEKNKIIKNLTPLILSRKPKMCNILEYSDHKVAYRRYASLYFICGITPEVDNELLTLEVIHRYVETMDSYFGNVCELDIIFHFTKAYDILNELIMCDGSLAETSKKEILKNIGEMDRLENKDDLNRVLS; encoded by the coding sequence ATGACACACATCAAATACCTACTTTTAGTCTCCCGTCAGGGAAAAGTTAGATTAGCCAAATGGTACACTCCTCTATCaccaaaagaaaagaacaaaataataaagaatttgacACCACTAATTCTTTCACGTAAACCAAAAATGTGCAATATCTTAGAATACTCTGATCATAAAGTAGCATATAGAAGATATGCTAGTCTATATTTTATATGTGGTATTACGCCGGAAGTTGACAACGAATTGCTAACATTAGAAGTTATCCATCGATACGTGGAGACAATGGATAGCTATTTTGGGAATGTTTGTGAGTTAGATATTATATTCCATTTCACAAAAGCTTATGATATACTTAATGAATTAATCATGTGTGATGGATCTCTGGCTGAGACGAGtaagaaagaaatattaaaaaatattggagAGATGGATCGTTTGGAAAACAAAGACGACTTGAACAGAGTTCTGagttga